A stretch of DNA from Rattus rattus isolate New Zealand chromosome 1, Rrattus_CSIRO_v1, whole genome shotgun sequence:
GAGCCCTAATTACATGCTGCTTCCTCTGAGCCCCAGCTCCTGACTGAGTCCCCTGAGCAGCATGGGCGATTGGTCTACTGTCAAATGTCATGTCCTCCCCATTCGCTGGCCACACACCATCCTTACAGAGAACCCACTGGTCCCAGATGTGGGTTGCATggtgccccaccaccaccatccttcTCTGGGCTCTGGATTCTCCCCCGGCCTTGAGGGTATGGCTTCAGCTAGgacttccccacccccaatcttTGTCCCAGACATGACAGTTGAACCTCTATACTCCTCTTATCACTTATCAGTATGGCTGTGGCTTCCTCCCAGACACAACGGCCATGTCACCACATGGCCAGGCCCAGGGTGAAAAGCCCTATCGCTTCTCGTGTGGTCCTGGCTCTTCTGGCTGTGGAGTCCCATCCACGGGGAGCACTAGAGTCTGGGCTCCCCTGTCCCAATGCCACACGCTGTCCTTACAGGGAGCTTCCTCCAGCCTGGTGGTCAAATTTGCCGACACGGACAAAGAGCGGACACTACGGCGTATGCAGCAGATGGTTGGCCAGCTGGGCATCCTGACACCATCCCTCACCCTGCCCTTCAGCCCCTACAGTGCCTACGCCCAGGCTGTGAGTGGCCCCAGCCCATGGGCACAGCCCGAAAGCCCAGATCTTGTTGGACAGCTCTAACCACAGCCACCCCCCTGCCTGACCCAGACACACTCTGATGGTGGGCAGAGTGCTCGTGTCCCAACTGGCTGGAGCCTAGATCCTACCATTCCTAAATCTGCATTCAGCCCAACTCTGGCTCCACCCTCAAGGCTGACATCATCCCAGCTCCTGACATCCCAGTGCCGCCATGTTCCTTTCCTAGTCTAGACCCCAATCTGGATGTAAATGTTGAACCCTGTTTCTAACCCTGGCTCTGAGTCAAAGCTGGGCCGTCATCCTGTGCCACGCCAGACCCCATATCCTTCACTAACCTGGGATCTCAGGCTGAGCCCTACTGCCTGAGTGACCCCTCATCCCAGAATGAACTTTAACCTAAGTATGAGCCTCAGTTTCTAATGGAGCCCTAAGTCTATACTGAGCCTTTTTTCAGGAGCCAAATGCTAATGCCTACTGGACCCTGATCCCAAACCAGATGCTGCTGATCTGGAGCTGAGTCcggtttcttcttttcttttttcttttttcttttttctttttctttttctttttttttcagagctggggatcgaacccagggccttgtgcttgctaggcaagcgctctaccgctgagctaaatccccaaccccgagcccgGTTCCTTGACTGAACTGGTGTCTCTCGAGGTCCTCCCCGACACCAGTTCCTGATCCGTGGCACTGGTCCCACTCACAGCATCTCTGTCCGCAGCTCATGCAGCAACAGACAACAGTGTTGTCCACCTCTGGCAGCTACCTGAGCCCCGGTGTGGCCTTCCCTCCCTGCCACATTCAGCAGATCGGCACTGTCAGCCTTAATGGTCTGCCTGCTACACCCATCGCGCCTGCCTCTGGTGAGAGCGGCTTCTGGGAGGTCTCAGGACAAGTGGAAACCCTCTAGGCCCTGTGTCTGACCCTCTCTCGCCCCACAGGGCTACACTCACCCCCACTGCTGGGCACTGCCGCCGTCCCTGGCCTGATGACGTCCATTCCCAGTGGCTTCCCAGGTGTTCTGCCCTTTCCCGGGAGCCACCCTGCCCTGGAGACCGTGTATGCCAATGGCCTTGTGCCCTACCCAGGTAATTTGGGAAAGTGCTCCAGAGCCTAGGACAGTGTTTGGAATGGATCTGGTAACTGAGGGACACACCTAGGTCCCCCAGCCTTATACCCTGTGCGGGGCAGGGCAAGGAGTGGCTAGAAAGGAGTGGGCACAGGAAGAGGCTGACGAGGGAAGTTACCTCACAACCACACACTTGGCGAATCGGTTGGTTTTTGGGTTCAAATTCCAGTTCTAGCTGGTTTCTAAAGCTGGACAATGGGACAGGTGACATCGAAGGCTGGATTCAGGAGCCTGGGACTCACACGTCTTGTTTGCTGTTACAGATGGAGGTCATATTGTGTAGTTCAGACTTGCCTTCAATCCCCTGTGTGCGCAGGCTACCCTTAGActtgctctggagaccaggctggccgcaCACCAAGGGCAGTCCTCCAgcttccacttcccaaatgctaagCTAACAGCCAGAGCACCTGCCTGGCTCAAATCTTTATTCTTGGCTTTGTCGAAGTGAGGCAGGATGGCCTTGAGTGCTAATGGACCAAACCAAGAACTGGGGGGACCACAGAACACTCAGGGGTCCCCACGAGCTGGATGAGGGAGTCTGGGCAGGGGATGGGGTGCAGATGACTCAGGTGAAGGgttttcctgagtgctggggggGGCAGGGTCAGGTGATGGTCACACAGGTTCACTTGGCTACTGGTGTTTACTGTGGGGGTGTCTGGGCGGGCTGAGCCACATCAGAGATACAGTTTCCTCGGCTTGGCTGGCCTGCGGGTCACCATACAAGGGAAGCTGGGTGGTTGTGGATGTCAGTACTCAGTTCATCCTCTGTCCTGCAGCTCAGAGCCCCACTGTGGCAGAGACCCTCCATCCTGCCTTCTCTGGAGTCCAGCAGTACACAGGTAGAGGCAGCCCTGTCCTGGCCACATGTCCCACCCTCCACGAGGCCTCCCAAGGAATGTACACGGTCCCTTAAACCTGGGACTCCCCACGTGTCGTTGCCAGGTCCCTCAGGGGCCTGCCCACCTCCTCCGAAGCCAGGGCTGCCTCTGGCTGTGTACCTTCCGTACCTCTGTCCCACCCAACTGTGAATCTAACCCCACCTCTTGAGACTTGTGCCCACCCAATGCCTTGCCCATGAGCCCTGCTTAACTAAGTTCATTCGTTAGGATGGTTCCATCCCTGTCCCTCAGTCCCTTGTGGAGCTCCACCCCTACGCCCTTTCCACTCTGCCCTCCCTGCTGTGGCCACGCCCCAATCCCAGCCCTCAGTTCATAACCCTTCCCTCAGCGGTGCCTCAACTACACTCAGAACCTGTCCTCCACTTTGGCCCCACCTCTTGGCCAAAAGTGGTTCTGCCCTCCACTGTGCCTGCTCCCTCCAGTTGAGGGTGGGGTGAGGCCAGGGCCGAGGGGTGGAGGGTGGTTCTTGGGCTCAAGGGTGTGACCAGGGCCAGAGAGGCAGGGCTGAATGGTGGGGCAGGGGCAGCGCTGAGGGGTGGGCCAGGGACTGGGCAGGGCAAGGGACAGGAGACAAGGTTGGAACCGGTCAAGACCAGGGTCTGGGGTCAAGGTAAAGGCAGAGTGGTGGTGGGGATAGAAAAGGGTGGGGCCTGAGCTGAGGAGCAGGATTAGGGCATAAGGGTCAGAGTTAGGGCCTGAGGAATAGGCTCAGGGCACAAGGAGCAGGGCCAGAGCCACAGCTTATGGGGAGCCAGAATGAAGGGCAAAGGcatggagggaggcagagacatggagCAAGGGTCAGGGCCTACCCCTTAGCCCCCAAGTCTGGCCCCACCCAGCTCCTCCTACATTTCTGTCTTGCCCCTCAGCCCTGGTCTTACCTCTCTGGCCCTGGccccaccccactctcagcaCCATCAGTGCCCCTCGATCCACCCAAACCTGGCCCTAGGCCCAAGTTCTGCCCCTTGTCTCCATCCTTCAGCCCTTACCCCGCCCCTCGTTaccacagcccccacccccaccctcggCCATTCCCGGCCCTTAGTCCCAGCCTCACTATCCTCACTATCGGTCCGGGTCCTGCCACCCAGCGCAAGTCCCAGCTGGGCCCCACCCCCTAGGCACCGCCCCTCAGCCACAGCCCCGCCCCTCAGCCACAGCCCAAGCCCCGCCCCTTGGTCGTGACCTCATCCTCTGCCCTGGTCCTGCCACTCAGCAAAGCCACAGCCCGGCCCCACCCCGTTGGCCAGGTCTTCAGCCCCAGCCCTGGCCTAGCCCTCTCTGCTCTGGTCCTGTGGCTCAGCATGGCCTCTGCTCTCTACAGCCATGTATCCCACCGCGGCCATCGCGCCCGTGGCACACAGCGTTCCGCAGCCTCCGCACCTCCTGCAGCAGCAGCGTGAAGGTGAGGCGACCCCTGCCAGCCCCACCCTCACCTGCACTGCTGACCTCGCCCCTCCATGGAACTGCGGCCCTTGAGGTTCCCAACTCCTATGGACAAGCGAGGAAACCCCCTTTTTGGTGCGCGTTTGTGCGAGAAGGCATCTTGGGTAAACAGGCCTTCCCAGTGAAGCCAAGCCTGTGGAGGTTATGCGGGAGAAAGCAGGAGTCTGGAGTCTGAGGAGGTATCTTGGGTAAACTGAGGCCTTCCCAGTGAAGCCAAGCCTGTGGAGGACATGCGGGAGGAAGCAGGAGTCCAGAGCCCTGCGACCCAGGGCCACTCAGATCCTCTTCTGACTGGGCACAGTGATCAGAGAGTACTTAAcaacctgcctcagtttccccatctggagCTCAGATGTCCTGGGCCCACCTGTGTGACGAAGAGTCATTGAGAAGTTCCTGTCCTGTGGGCGGGCCTTCTCTGCAGGAAGCCCTACTTTTACCTACCTATGGACCTGGAGGGCCtgggcagagatgggagggggagcctTAGGCACCCTTGTGGAGAGTCTGCCCTCACCTGGGATTCACACTCCAGGGGGCAGGGGCTGGGTTCACAGCTGAGTCCTTGACTTTGAGGGTAGCCAGTGCCCCTGGATTGTCTCACACTGGGTTGCACTGTGTCCCCTGGACACTGTACCTGAGGCCACCAGAAGGATATGCTTGTCTAAATATTGACAGCCAGGACCGAAACCTAACCACAGGTGACATCAGTGGGCGCTTGGGGAAGGTTGGCCCTCCTTCAAGTCCAGGACAGGAGGGTGGGTAGAGATACCTACCACCAAGCaagataacctgagtttgatccccagaaccccatGGTGAAGGACCCCTGCTcattatcctctgatctccacacatacacagtggtATACACGCCCCTCAAATTAACTACATAGACGGA
This window harbors:
- the Celf5 gene encoding CUGBP Elav-like family member 5 isoform X5, whose translation is MARPIQVKPADSENRGGRDRKLFVGMLNKQQSEEDVLRLFQPFGVIDECTVLRGPDGSSKGCAFVKFSSHTEAQAAIHALHGSQTMPGASSSLVVKFADTDKERTLRRMQQMVGQLGILTPSLTLPFSPYSAYAQALMQQQTTVLSTSGSYLSPGVAFPPCHIQQIGTVSLNGLPATPIAPASGLHSPPLLGTAAVPGLMTSIPSGFPGVLPFPGSHPALETVYANGLVPYPAQSPTVAETLHPAFSGVQQYTAMYPTAAIAPVAHSVPQPPHLLQQQREGPEGCNLFIYHLPQEFGDTELTQMFLPFGNIISSKVFMDRATNQSKCFGFVSFDHPASAQAAIQAMNGFQIGMKRLKVQLKRPKDPGHPY